A stretch of Acropora palmata chromosome 9, jaAcrPala1.3, whole genome shotgun sequence DNA encodes these proteins:
- the LOC141892469 gene encoding cholesterol oxidase-like, with translation MSASTPEFPLLASPNTSIKTRYDVVVVGSGYGGSIAASRCARAGQSVCVLERGKEWRPGDFTEDFSEVIAETQVTVGGLRQQIGTPNRLFEFFYTDDLTVFQGSGLGGTSLINANVAIDMEDAVFEDSEWPKALRNDREALFNLDRKHFIDMIKPTPYPDDYPHLQRFDRMKEAVAALDIEDVPLYRLPLFVTFEDKIKNHVGVPQPKCTACGNCMSGCNVGSKNTLNMNYLPDAKAHGAELFTEVEVQTVLKSCNATEWEVTYKGVDANSTGVEQTVYAPYVILGAGAIGSTKILLRSKTKGLNLSNELGKRFSTNGDVVASSFCGTNVANVIGIPFQDAPETTSPPGPSITTVADFRTVTPGGFDRHHIIEDVGPPVTFTVPYIVGLAVNALFTGDSDSYPDLADLQKFYQAVKVDAGSKSMSFLGISHDDARGVISLKDGIFDITWNKVGCESNFFQVNRRMRKMTKGLGSTFLPYPKWARPQKRSVFTGHPLGGCSMGESGKSGVVNHAGQVFDGNTKNVMDGLLVVDGAIVPRPLGVNPSQTISILAERCIRLLIKREGWTIDYDTCKPLVY, from the exons ACACCCGAGTTTCCGTTACTCGCCTCGCCAAACACATCCATCAAGACTCGATATGATGTCGTGGTGGTGGGGTCTGGCTATGGGGGCTCTATTGCAGCCAGCCGCTGTGCAAGGGCGGGTCAATCCGTGTGTGTACTGGAAAGAGGCAAAGAGTGGCGACCTGGAGACTTCACCGAGGACTTCAGCGAGGTTATAGCAGAAACTCAAGTGACAGTTGGTGGGCTTCGACAGCAAATTG GGACACCAAACAGACTTTTCGAATTTTTTTACACCGATGACTTGACTGTATTTCAAGGAAGCGGTCTGGGTGGAACCTCTCTCATCAACGCCAACGTAGCTATCGATATGGAGGATGCAGTGTTTGAAGACTCAGAATGGCCCAAGGCGCTAAGAAACGACAGGGAGGCCTTGTTCAACCTAGATCGAAAGCATTTCATTGACATGATCAAGCCTACGCCATACCCAGATGACTACCCACACTTGCAGAGATTTGACAGGATGAAAGAAGCTGTTGCAGCTTTGGACATCGAAGATGTGCCGTTGTACAGGTTACCACTATTCGTGACGTTCGAAGACAAAATCAAAAACCACGTGGGAGTGCCTCAGCCAAAATGTACCGCTTGTGGAAACTGCATGTCAGGTTGTAACGTGGGCTCAAAAAACACGCTCAACATGAATTACCTACCAGATGCCAAAGCTCATGGAGCGGAATTATTTACAGAG GTTGAAGTACAAACAGTGCTCAAGTCCTGCAACGCAACTGAATGGGAAGTCACCTATAAAGGAGTGGACGCAAATAGCACTGGCGTGGAACAAACCGTGTACGCGCCCTATGTTATTTTAGGTGCCGGTGCTATAGGTTCCACCAAGATACTCCTGCGTTCCAAGACTAAAGGACTCAATTTGTCCAATGAGCTGGGAAAACGGTTTTCCACCAATGGTGACGTAGTAGCGTCGAGTTTCTGCGGGACAAATGTGGCAAATGTGATAGGCATTCCATTCCAAGATGCTCCTGAGACCACTTCGCCACCTGGTCCATCAATAACTACGGTTGCAGACTTTCGCACAGTCACCCCAGGTGGTTTTGATAGGCATCATATTATCGAGGACGTTGGTCCGCCTGTTACCTTTACTGTGCCATACATAGTTGGCCTGGCTGTTAATGCGCTGTTCACTGGCGACTCAGACTCGTACCCTGATTTAGCGGACCTACAGAAATTTTATCAG GCGGTAAAGGTTGACGCAGGGAGCAAATCAATGTCATTCCTTGGTATCAGCCATGATGATGCAAGAGGTGTCATTTCTCTGAAAGACGGAATTTTTGACATCACCTGGAATAAAGTGGGCTGCGAAAGCAATTTCTTTCAAGTAAACAGGAGAATGAGAAAAATGACCAAAGGTCTGGGAAGCACATTCCTTCCGTACCCAAAGTGGGCAAGACCTCAAAAGAGAAGCGTCTTCACTGGACATCCTCTTGGTGGCTGCTCAATGGGAGAATCAGGAAAAAGTGGGGTGGTAAATCACGCTGGGCAAGTGTTTGATG gaaatactaaaaatgtcatggacGGACTTTTGGTTGTTGACGGAGCCATTGTCCCCAGGCCGCTGGGTGTCAATCCCTCGCAAACCATTTCGATTCTAGCGGAGCGTTGTATCCGTCTTCTGATAAAGAGAGAGGGATGGACCATTGACTACGATACATGCAAACCACTAG TGTACTAA